One region of Salinibacter grassmerensis genomic DNA includes:
- the pyrR gene encoding bifunctional pyr operon transcriptional regulator/uracil phosphoribosyltransferase PyrR gives MGRTRIMSPERVRRTLRRLAYEIIERNRGAESLELFGIRRSGVPPARVVADEIGEVEGNALEPYDLDVTPFRDDRPDLDPPAAAPHDVDVTGRDVILVDDVVFTGRTARAALDAILQCGRPRSIQLVVLVDRGHREYPIQPDFTGRRLQTKHKEEVVVEADGEFAVYVED, from the coding sequence ATGGGTCGAACGCGCATCATGTCTCCGGAGCGAGTCCGCCGCACGCTCCGGCGCCTTGCCTACGAGATTATCGAACGCAACCGCGGGGCCGAGTCGCTTGAGCTGTTTGGGATACGACGGAGTGGCGTCCCGCCGGCCCGGGTGGTGGCGGACGAAATTGGGGAGGTGGAAGGAAACGCCCTGGAGCCCTACGATCTCGACGTGACGCCCTTTCGAGACGACCGGCCCGACTTGGATCCCCCCGCGGCGGCGCCCCATGACGTGGACGTGACGGGCCGGGACGTGATTCTCGTCGACGACGTCGTGTTTACGGGCCGTACGGCGCGGGCCGCACTCGACGCTATTCTTCAATGCGGGCGCCCGCGTAGCATTCAGCTCGTCGTCTTGGTTGACCGCGGGCACCGGGAGTACCCCATCCAGCCGGACTTTACCGGTCGCCGCCTCCAGACGAAGCACAAAGAAGAAGTCGTCGTAGAGGCCGATGGAGAGTTTGCGGTGTACGTGGAAGATTGA
- a CDS encoding PASTA domain-containing protein, with protein MRLPSSLRTLLSWLRALLQNTYFWGGLSGLLLLGVGAYFLFDAVLMPSYTRHGVSVQVPNVESQSFLEAKKRVENQDLQVKRQVGRFNPNVPRETVVDQNPPPSSDVKPGRRVYLTVNAGEAPVVDIPDLNGISVREAKNRISSLDLSVGTVEPDSLPSPYPNTITRQRPEPGDSLKTGGTVDLWYSRGLGTDTVQVPSIAGRTVKRARGLLRAQKLRAIVVDPRTADPPDSARQPTDTSSSRRFVQRQGRAPDTKVRAGTEIRLFTTDDSTAVPEPDSIAQDTTARN; from the coding sequence ATGCGCCTCCCTTCTTCCCTCCGGACGCTACTCAGCTGGCTCCGCGCCCTCCTCCAGAACACATACTTCTGGGGTGGGCTCAGCGGCCTCTTGCTTCTCGGCGTAGGGGCGTATTTTTTGTTCGACGCCGTCCTCATGCCGTCATATACCCGGCACGGCGTATCCGTCCAGGTCCCCAACGTGGAAAGCCAGTCTTTCTTGGAGGCCAAGAAGCGTGTTGAGAACCAGGACCTGCAGGTCAAGCGCCAGGTGGGTCGCTTCAATCCAAACGTTCCCCGGGAGACGGTAGTGGACCAAAATCCCCCTCCCAGTTCAGACGTGAAGCCGGGACGACGGGTGTATCTAACGGTAAACGCGGGAGAGGCTCCCGTGGTGGACATTCCCGACCTCAACGGCATCTCGGTGCGGGAGGCCAAGAACCGGATTTCCTCGCTCGACCTCAGCGTTGGGACGGTCGAGCCTGACTCGCTTCCCTCCCCCTACCCGAATACAATCACCCGACAGCGCCCGGAGCCGGGCGACTCCCTTAAAACGGGCGGAACCGTAGATCTCTGGTACAGCAGAGGGCTCGGCACGGACACCGTTCAGGTGCCAAGCATTGCCGGACGGACGGTCAAGCGGGCCCGTGGTCTGCTACGGGCCCAGAAACTTCGGGCCATCGTTGTGGACCCGCGCACGGCCGATCCACCCGACTCCGCCCGCCAACCGACCGACACATCGTCGTCTCGGCGTTTCGTCCAACGCCAGGGCCGTGCCCCAGACACAAAGGTGCGTGCCGGCACCGAAATCCGTCTCTTTACGACCGACGACTCCACTGCAGTGCCCGAGCCGGACTCTATTGCGCAGGACACCACGGCCCGCAACTAG
- a CDS encoding DsbA family oxidoreductase, with translation MTIDVYADIACPWCYVGRARLEQALERRPELDATLRWRPFQLQPGLPPEGRDFRSVVEEKFGDWGRVQQMFDRVREMGEADGLRFDFEAIDVAPNTSDAHRLILWAQDQSSGREMATALFRAYFSDGRNVSVPSVLVDCAAAAGHDAEAARSLIEGSECADAVREAQHRAQQKGITGVPCYVFGQEHAVMGAQSVEALVEALDAAMPEASARE, from the coding sequence ATGACCATTGACGTTTACGCCGACATCGCGTGCCCCTGGTGCTACGTGGGGCGCGCCCGATTGGAACAGGCGCTCGAGCGGCGCCCCGAACTCGACGCGACCCTCCGCTGGCGTCCCTTCCAACTCCAGCCGGGCCTGCCGCCCGAGGGGCGCGACTTTCGTTCCGTGGTCGAAGAAAAGTTCGGCGACTGGGGCCGCGTGCAGCAGATGTTTGACCGAGTTCGAGAAATGGGCGAAGCGGATGGGCTCAGGTTCGATTTTGAGGCAATCGACGTGGCACCGAATACGAGCGATGCGCACCGGCTCATTCTCTGGGCCCAGGATCAGAGCTCCGGAAGAGAGATGGCCACTGCGCTGTTTCGGGCATACTTCTCGGACGGCCGAAACGTCTCGGTCCCCAGCGTGCTCGTAGACTGTGCCGCGGCCGCGGGCCATGACGCTGAGGCGGCACGGTCGCTGATTGAGGGAAGCGAATGCGCCGATGCCGTTCGCGAGGCACAGCACCGGGCACAGCAAAAAGGCATCACGGGCGTGCCGTGCTACGTCTTCGGCCAAGAACATGCCGTGATGGGGGCGCAATCCGTCGAGGCGTTGGTCGAGGCGCTCGATGCGGCCATGCCGGAAGCATCCGCAAGGGAATAG